The Coffea arabica cultivar ET-39 chromosome 4e, Coffea Arabica ET-39 HiFi, whole genome shotgun sequence genome includes a window with the following:
- the LOC113741997 gene encoding C2 and GRAM domain-containing protein At5g50170 isoform X7, producing MALLQVQLLVHALCLPGAGGKVLLTLSLQGRGEQVCSDHLLYVHPSCRAENTDEYGDKCVSSQDIFSCTPPTKKILEGKHLVKVIAGRLEKLFHKNEDASGTEDSSELSTTISDNEENLAEPTSNSNFEELIEMLQSSNEQKDMPENLEGGILLDQAYAIPPKDLNMLLFAPKSQFMRDLAELQGTTDVQEGPWTWKSADKSCLARVVTYPKAATKLVKTVKATEEQTYIKANGKEFIVFVDVNTPEVPYGNTFKVDLLYKITPGPELFSIEKSAHLVISWALNFHQSTMMKGLIERGARQGLKGSFEQFSDLLAKNLKVINLVNISDKGHTVATLQEERQSDWELATEYFWNFTVVAALFMVLYISFHIWLCGEFKLQGLEFDGLDLPDSVGEIITSAILVIQLEKVYDMVSHFVQARLKRGSDHGVKAQGDGWVLTIALIEGAKLASLDSTELPDPYVVFTCNGKSRTSSVKLQTLNPHWNEILEFDASEEPPSVLDVEVLDVDGPFDQACSLGHAEINFLKHTSTELADIWVPLDGKLAQSSQSKLHLRIFLNNTNGAETIRDYLKKMEKEVGKKLNLRSLHRNSAFQKIFGLPPEEFLISDFSCSLKRKMPLQGRLFLSARIVGFYANLFGHKTKFFFLWEDIEHIHELPPTLGTVGSPSLVIILSKGHGNDARHGAKYQDEEGRLHFYFHSFISFNVASRTVMALWRTRTLGPDQRAQIAEEQQDRDEKPSLFEDPSSYLIIQDAKLAKVLSVELPVNIRLVLQMFDGGDFEYRVMAKSGCLNYTTTAWEPVTPDVHERRISYKFDRSISVFGGEVTCTQQKMPFSSDGGWIVNEIMTLHDVPFGEYFRQVQLKYELENPALAQGTCKCDAYVGVAWLRSTKFEERITRNVVRKFTQWSKEVLQLVEREILLATT from the exons ATG GCCTTGTTGCAGGTTCAACTCCTCGTACATGCACTTTGTCTGCCTGGAGCTGGAG GTAAAGTTCTTCTGACACTGTCACTGCAAGGGAGAGGTGAGCAAGTATGCAGTGACCATCTCTTGTATGTACATCCAAGTTGCAGAGCTGAAAACACCGATGAGTATGGAGATAAATGTGTTTCATCTCAAGATATTTTTAGCTGTACTCCTCCGACAAAGAAGATTTTAGAAGGGAAACATCTAGTGAAGGTTATCGCTGGTCGCTTAGAGAAGCTTTTCCACAAAAATGAAGATGCATCAGGGACTGAGGATTCATCTGAGCTCTCAACTACCATTTCTGATAATGAAGAAAACTTGGCTGAGCCAACCAGTAACAGTAACTTTGAAGAGCTGATTGAAATGCTGCAATCAAGTAATGAACAAAAAGACATGCCAGAGAACCTAGAGGGAGGCATCCTTTTGGATCAGGCATATGCAATACCACCTAAAGATCTCAACATGCTTCTGTTTGCTCCCAAGTCGCAATTCATGAGAGATCTTGCAGAATTGCAGGGAACAACGGATGTTCAAGAGGGCCCTTGGACATGGAAATCCGCAGATAAATCATGTTTAGCACGAGTTGTTACCTACCCCAAAGCAGCAACAAAATTAGTAAAGACTGTTAAAGCTACTGAAGAGCAAACTTATATAAAGGCCAATGGGAAAGAATTCATTGTCTTTGTAGATGTTAATACGCCTGAAGTTCCATATGGAAACACATTTAAGGTTGATCTACTTTACAAGATAACTCCAGGGCCGGAGCTATTTTCTATAGAAAAATCTGCTCATCTTGTCATATCCTGGGCCTTAAACTTCCATCAAAGCACTATGATGAAAGGCCTGATTGAAAGAGGAGCCAGGCAAGGATTGAAGGGGAGTTTTGAACAGTTCTCCGACTTACTAGCTAAAAATCTCAAAGTGATAAATCTTGTAAATATATCAGATAAGGGGCATACGGTAGCAACTTTGCAGGAGGAGCGCCAGTCAGATTGGGAACTAGCAACTGAATATTTTTGGAATTTTACAGTGGTTGCAGCCTTATTCATGGTTCTATATATCAGTTTTCACATCTGGCTTTGTGGAGAGTTCAAGCTCCAAGGTTTAGAATTTGATGGCCTTGATTTACCTGATAGTGTGGGGGAAATTATTACCTCTGCAATTTTAGTCATCCAACTCGAGAAAGTTTATGATATGGTATCACATTTTGTGCAAGCAAGGCTAAAAAGAG GAAGTGATCATGGAGTCAAAGCACAAGGAGATGGTTGGGTACTTACaatagctttgattgagggtgCCAAATTAGCTTCTTTAGATTCAACTGAATTACCAGATCCTTATGTGGTATTCACCTGTAATGGCAAATCGAGGACAAGCTCTGTGAAGCTGCAAACTCTCAATCCCCATTGGAATG AAATACTTGAATTTGATGCTTCAGAAGAACCACCTTCAGTGTTGGATGTGGAAGTTCTTGACGTTGACGGCCCATTTGATCAAGCTTGCTCTCTTGGCCATgctgaaattaattttttgaagcATACGTCAACAGAATTGGCAGATATATGGGTTCCCCTAGATGGaaaacttgctcaatcttctCAGTCAAAGTTGCATCTGAGAATCTTTTTGAACAATACTAATGGAGCTGAAACAATTAGAGATTATttaaaaaagatggaaaaggaAGTAGGAAAGAAG TTAAACCTCCGATCACTGCACAGAAATTCAGCATTCCAAAAGATTTTTGGATTGCCACCTGAAGAGTTTCTCATTAGTGATTTCTCATGCTCCCTTAAGAGAAAGATGCCATTGCAG GGACGGCTATTTCTATCAGCAAGAATTGTTGGATTCTATGCCAACTTGTTTGGACATAAGACCAAGTTTTTCTTTCTATGGGAGGACATTGAACATATTCACGAGCTTCCTCCGACCCTAGGAACAGTAGGAAGTCCTTCACTTGTCATAATTTTGTCTAAGGGTCATGGTAATGATGCTAGACATGGTGCAAAGTATCAAGATGAGGAAGGCAggctgcatttctattttcattcattcatcTCCTTCAACGTTGCTAGCAG GACAGTAATGGCTTTGTGGAGAACGAGAACATTGGGTCCTGATCAGAGAGCACAGATTGCAGAGGAACAACAGGACAGAGATGAGAAGCCCAGTTTGTTTGAAGACCCCAGTTCCTATTTGATTATCCAAGATGCTAAATTGGCcaaggttttaagtgtggaaCTTCCTGTAAAT ATAAGATTGGTGTTGCAGATGTTTGATGGTGGAGACTTCGAGTATAGAGTGATGGCAAAGTCCGGATGCCTGAATTACACCACAACTGCATGGGAACCTGTAACACCTGATGTACACGAAAGACGTATATCTTACAAATTTGATCGTAGCATCTCAGTTTTTGGAGGGGAGGTAACTTGCACACAGCAAAAGATGCCGTTTTCCAGTGATGGCGGTTGGATTGTTAATGAGATTATGACCCTTCATGATGTTCCATTCGGTGAATACTTCCGT CAGGTGCAACTAAAATATGAGCTCGAGAATCCTGCTCTTGCTCAAGGGACTTGCAAGTGTGATGCCTACGTTGGTGTGGCATGGCTGAGGAGCACCAAGTTTGAGGAGAGAATAACTAGAAATGTCGTGCGAAAGTTTACTCAGTGGTCGAAGGAAGTACTACAGTTGGTCGAGAGGGAGATTCTACTAGCAACTACATAA
- the LOC113741997 gene encoding C2 and GRAM domain-containing protein At5g50170 isoform X5, whose translation MMRLFVYLLEGRDLAVKDSYVKLKVGKSKSKTRVLKNTRNPVWNEEFVFRVHDLEDELVLSVYQFNEDSGFFNVAGDLVGRVKIPVWSIVAEKNHYLPPTWFSLQNRKSLKSTTNKDYGKVLLTLSLQGRGEQVCSDHLLYVHPSCRAENTDEYGDKCVSSQDIFSCTPPTKKILEGKHLVKVIAGRLEKLFHKNEDASGTEDSSELSTTISDNEENLAEPTSNSNFEELIEMLQSSNEQKDMPENLEGGILLDQAYAIPPKDLNMLLFAPKSQFMRDLAELQGTTDVQEGPWTWKSADKSCLARVVTYPKAATKLVKTVKATEEQTYIKANGKEFIVFVDVNTPEVPYGNTFKVDLLYKITPGPELFSIEKSAHLVISWALNFHQSTMMKGLIERGARQGLKGSFEQFSDLLAKNLKVINLVNISDKGHTVATLQEERQSDWELATEYFWNFTVVAALFMVLYISFHIWLCGEFKLQGLEFDGLDLPDSVGEIITSAILVIQLEKVYDMVSHFVQARLKRGSDHGVKAQGDGWVLTIALIEGAKLASLDSTELPDPYVVFTCNGKSRTSSVKLQTLNPHWNEILEFDASEEPPSVLDVEVLDVDGPFDQACSLGHAEINFLKHTSTELADIWVPLDGKLAQSSQSKLHLRIFLNNTNGAETIRDYLKKMEKEVGKKLNLRSLHRNSAFQKIFGLPPEEFLISDFSCSLKRKMPLQGRLFLSARIVGFYANLFGHKTKFFFLWEDIEHIHELPPTLGTVGSPSLVIILSKGHGNDARHGAKYQDEEGRLHFYFHSFISFNVASRTVMALWRTRTLGPDQRAQIAEEQQDRDEKPSLFEDPSSYLIIQDAKLAKVLSVELPVNIRLVLQMFDGGDFEYRVMAKSGCLNYTTTAWEPVTPDVHERRISYKFDRSISVFGGEVTCTQQKMPFSSDGGWIVNEIMTLHDVPFGEYFRVSTLKLLYPPFPNYQGRRCN comes from the exons ATGATGAGGCTGTTTGTGTATTTGTTGGAGGGGAGGGACTTGGCAGTGAAGGATTCATATGTGAAATTGAAAGTTGGTAAGTCTAAGTCTAAGACAAGGGTGTTGAAGAACACAAGAAATCCTGTTTGGAATGAAGAGTTTGTGTTCAGAGTGCATGACTTGGAGGATGAACTTGTTTTGTCTGTGTATCAGTTTAATGAAGACTCTGGATTCTTTAATGTGGCTGGAGATTTGGTGGGCAGGGTTAAGATTCCAGTTTGGTCTATTGTTGCTGAGAAAAACCACTACTTGCCTCCCACTTGGTTCTCTCTTCAAAACCGCAAGAGTTTGaaatcaaccactaacaaaGATTATG GTAAAGTTCTTCTGACACTGTCACTGCAAGGGAGAGGTGAGCAAGTATGCAGTGACCATCTCTTGTATGTACATCCAAGTTGCAGAGCTGAAAACACCGATGAGTATGGAGATAAATGTGTTTCATCTCAAGATATTTTTAGCTGTACTCCTCCGACAAAGAAGATTTTAGAAGGGAAACATCTAGTGAAGGTTATCGCTGGTCGCTTAGAGAAGCTTTTCCACAAAAATGAAGATGCATCAGGGACTGAGGATTCATCTGAGCTCTCAACTACCATTTCTGATAATGAAGAAAACTTGGCTGAGCCAACCAGTAACAGTAACTTTGAAGAGCTGATTGAAATGCTGCAATCAAGTAATGAACAAAAAGACATGCCAGAGAACCTAGAGGGAGGCATCCTTTTGGATCAGGCATATGCAATACCACCTAAAGATCTCAACATGCTTCTGTTTGCTCCCAAGTCGCAATTCATGAGAGATCTTGCAGAATTGCAGGGAACAACGGATGTTCAAGAGGGCCCTTGGACATGGAAATCCGCAGATAAATCATGTTTAGCACGAGTTGTTACCTACCCCAAAGCAGCAACAAAATTAGTAAAGACTGTTAAAGCTACTGAAGAGCAAACTTATATAAAGGCCAATGGGAAAGAATTCATTGTCTTTGTAGATGTTAATACGCCTGAAGTTCCATATGGAAACACATTTAAGGTTGATCTACTTTACAAGATAACTCCAGGGCCGGAGCTATTTTCTATAGAAAAATCTGCTCATCTTGTCATATCCTGGGCCTTAAACTTCCATCAAAGCACTATGATGAAAGGCCTGATTGAAAGAGGAGCCAGGCAAGGATTGAAGGGGAGTTTTGAACAGTTCTCCGACTTACTAGCTAAAAATCTCAAAGTGATAAATCTTGTAAATATATCAGATAAGGGGCATACGGTAGCAACTTTGCAGGAGGAGCGCCAGTCAGATTGGGAACTAGCAACTGAATATTTTTGGAATTTTACAGTGGTTGCAGCCTTATTCATGGTTCTATATATCAGTTTTCACATCTGGCTTTGTGGAGAGTTCAAGCTCCAAGGTTTAGAATTTGATGGCCTTGATTTACCTGATAGTGTGGGGGAAATTATTACCTCTGCAATTTTAGTCATCCAACTCGAGAAAGTTTATGATATGGTATCACATTTTGTGCAAGCAAGGCTAAAAAGAG GAAGTGATCATGGAGTCAAAGCACAAGGAGATGGTTGGGTACTTACaatagctttgattgagggtgCCAAATTAGCTTCTTTAGATTCAACTGAATTACCAGATCCTTATGTGGTATTCACCTGTAATGGCAAATCGAGGACAAGCTCTGTGAAGCTGCAAACTCTCAATCCCCATTGGAATG AAATACTTGAATTTGATGCTTCAGAAGAACCACCTTCAGTGTTGGATGTGGAAGTTCTTGACGTTGACGGCCCATTTGATCAAGCTTGCTCTCTTGGCCATgctgaaattaattttttgaagcATACGTCAACAGAATTGGCAGATATATGGGTTCCCCTAGATGGaaaacttgctcaatcttctCAGTCAAAGTTGCATCTGAGAATCTTTTTGAACAATACTAATGGAGCTGAAACAATTAGAGATTATttaaaaaagatggaaaaggaAGTAGGAAAGAAG TTAAACCTCCGATCACTGCACAGAAATTCAGCATTCCAAAAGATTTTTGGATTGCCACCTGAAGAGTTTCTCATTAGTGATTTCTCATGCTCCCTTAAGAGAAAGATGCCATTGCAG GGACGGCTATTTCTATCAGCAAGAATTGTTGGATTCTATGCCAACTTGTTTGGACATAAGACCAAGTTTTTCTTTCTATGGGAGGACATTGAACATATTCACGAGCTTCCTCCGACCCTAGGAACAGTAGGAAGTCCTTCACTTGTCATAATTTTGTCTAAGGGTCATGGTAATGATGCTAGACATGGTGCAAAGTATCAAGATGAGGAAGGCAggctgcatttctattttcattcattcatcTCCTTCAACGTTGCTAGCAG GACAGTAATGGCTTTGTGGAGAACGAGAACATTGGGTCCTGATCAGAGAGCACAGATTGCAGAGGAACAACAGGACAGAGATGAGAAGCCCAGTTTGTTTGAAGACCCCAGTTCCTATTTGATTATCCAAGATGCTAAATTGGCcaaggttttaagtgtggaaCTTCCTGTAAAT ATAAGATTGGTGTTGCAGATGTTTGATGGTGGAGACTTCGAGTATAGAGTGATGGCAAAGTCCGGATGCCTGAATTACACCACAACTGCATGGGAACCTGTAACACCTGATGTACACGAAAGACGTATATCTTACAAATTTGATCGTAGCATCTCAGTTTTTGGAGGGGAGGTAACTTGCACACAGCAAAAGATGCCGTTTTCCAGTGATGGCGGTTGGATTGTTAATGAGATTATGACCCTTCATGATGTTCCATTCGGTGAATACTTCCGTGTGAGTACATTGAAATTACTTTACCCTCCCTTCCCCAATTATCAGGGACGAAG GTGCAACTAA
- the LOC113741997 gene encoding C2 and GRAM domain-containing protein At5g50170 isoform X4: MMRLFVYLLEGRDLAVKDSYVKLKVGKSKSKTRVLKNTRNPVWNEEFVFRVHDLEDELVLSVYQFNEDSGFFNVAGDLVGRVKIPVWSIVAEKNHYLPPTWFSLQNRKSLKSTTNKDYGKVLLTLSLQGRGEQVCSDHLLYVHPSCRAENTDEYGDKCVSSQDIFSCTPPTKKILEGKHLVKVIAGRLEKLFHKNEDASGTEDSSELSTTISDNEENLAEPTSNSNFEELIEMLQSSNEQKDMPENLEGGILLDQAYAIPPKDLNMLLFAPKSQFMRDLAELQGTTDVQEGPWTWKSADKSCLARVVTYPKAATKLVKTVKATEEQTYIKANGKEFIVFVDVNTPEVPYGNTFKVDLLYKITPGPELFSIEKSAHLVISWALNFHQSTMMKGLIERGARQGLKGSFEQFSDLLAKNLKVINLVNISDKGHTVATLQEERQSDWELATEYFWNFTVVAALFMVLYISFHIWLCGEFKLQGLEFDGLDLPDSVGEIITSAILVIQLEKVYDMVSHFVQARLKRGSDHGVKAQGDGWVLTIALIEGAKLASLDSTELPDPYVVFTCNGKSRTSSVKLQTLNPHWNEILEFDASEEPPSVLDVEVLDVDGPFDQACSLGHAEINFLKHTSTELADIWVPLDGKLAQSSQSKLHLRIFLNNTNGAETIRDYLKKMEKEVGKKLNLRSLHRNSAFQKIFGLPPEEFLISDFSCSLKRKMPLQGRLFLSARIVGFYANLFGHKTKFFFLWEDIEHIHELPPTLGTVGSPSLVIILSKGHGNDARHGAKYQDEEGRLHFYFHSFISFNVASRTVMALWRTRTLGPDQRAQIAEEQQDRDEKPSLFEDPSSYLIIQDAKLAKVLSVELPVNIRLVLQMFDGGDFEYRVMAKSGCLNYTTTAWEPVTPDVHERRISYKFDRSISVFGGEVTCTQQKMPFSSDGGWIVNEIMTLHDVPFGEYFRVSTLKLLYPPFPNYQGRSRCN, translated from the exons ATGATGAGGCTGTTTGTGTATTTGTTGGAGGGGAGGGACTTGGCAGTGAAGGATTCATATGTGAAATTGAAAGTTGGTAAGTCTAAGTCTAAGACAAGGGTGTTGAAGAACACAAGAAATCCTGTTTGGAATGAAGAGTTTGTGTTCAGAGTGCATGACTTGGAGGATGAACTTGTTTTGTCTGTGTATCAGTTTAATGAAGACTCTGGATTCTTTAATGTGGCTGGAGATTTGGTGGGCAGGGTTAAGATTCCAGTTTGGTCTATTGTTGCTGAGAAAAACCACTACTTGCCTCCCACTTGGTTCTCTCTTCAAAACCGCAAGAGTTTGaaatcaaccactaacaaaGATTATG GTAAAGTTCTTCTGACACTGTCACTGCAAGGGAGAGGTGAGCAAGTATGCAGTGACCATCTCTTGTATGTACATCCAAGTTGCAGAGCTGAAAACACCGATGAGTATGGAGATAAATGTGTTTCATCTCAAGATATTTTTAGCTGTACTCCTCCGACAAAGAAGATTTTAGAAGGGAAACATCTAGTGAAGGTTATCGCTGGTCGCTTAGAGAAGCTTTTCCACAAAAATGAAGATGCATCAGGGACTGAGGATTCATCTGAGCTCTCAACTACCATTTCTGATAATGAAGAAAACTTGGCTGAGCCAACCAGTAACAGTAACTTTGAAGAGCTGATTGAAATGCTGCAATCAAGTAATGAACAAAAAGACATGCCAGAGAACCTAGAGGGAGGCATCCTTTTGGATCAGGCATATGCAATACCACCTAAAGATCTCAACATGCTTCTGTTTGCTCCCAAGTCGCAATTCATGAGAGATCTTGCAGAATTGCAGGGAACAACGGATGTTCAAGAGGGCCCTTGGACATGGAAATCCGCAGATAAATCATGTTTAGCACGAGTTGTTACCTACCCCAAAGCAGCAACAAAATTAGTAAAGACTGTTAAAGCTACTGAAGAGCAAACTTATATAAAGGCCAATGGGAAAGAATTCATTGTCTTTGTAGATGTTAATACGCCTGAAGTTCCATATGGAAACACATTTAAGGTTGATCTACTTTACAAGATAACTCCAGGGCCGGAGCTATTTTCTATAGAAAAATCTGCTCATCTTGTCATATCCTGGGCCTTAAACTTCCATCAAAGCACTATGATGAAAGGCCTGATTGAAAGAGGAGCCAGGCAAGGATTGAAGGGGAGTTTTGAACAGTTCTCCGACTTACTAGCTAAAAATCTCAAAGTGATAAATCTTGTAAATATATCAGATAAGGGGCATACGGTAGCAACTTTGCAGGAGGAGCGCCAGTCAGATTGGGAACTAGCAACTGAATATTTTTGGAATTTTACAGTGGTTGCAGCCTTATTCATGGTTCTATATATCAGTTTTCACATCTGGCTTTGTGGAGAGTTCAAGCTCCAAGGTTTAGAATTTGATGGCCTTGATTTACCTGATAGTGTGGGGGAAATTATTACCTCTGCAATTTTAGTCATCCAACTCGAGAAAGTTTATGATATGGTATCACATTTTGTGCAAGCAAGGCTAAAAAGAG GAAGTGATCATGGAGTCAAAGCACAAGGAGATGGTTGGGTACTTACaatagctttgattgagggtgCCAAATTAGCTTCTTTAGATTCAACTGAATTACCAGATCCTTATGTGGTATTCACCTGTAATGGCAAATCGAGGACAAGCTCTGTGAAGCTGCAAACTCTCAATCCCCATTGGAATG AAATACTTGAATTTGATGCTTCAGAAGAACCACCTTCAGTGTTGGATGTGGAAGTTCTTGACGTTGACGGCCCATTTGATCAAGCTTGCTCTCTTGGCCATgctgaaattaattttttgaagcATACGTCAACAGAATTGGCAGATATATGGGTTCCCCTAGATGGaaaacttgctcaatcttctCAGTCAAAGTTGCATCTGAGAATCTTTTTGAACAATACTAATGGAGCTGAAACAATTAGAGATTATttaaaaaagatggaaaaggaAGTAGGAAAGAAG TTAAACCTCCGATCACTGCACAGAAATTCAGCATTCCAAAAGATTTTTGGATTGCCACCTGAAGAGTTTCTCATTAGTGATTTCTCATGCTCCCTTAAGAGAAAGATGCCATTGCAG GGACGGCTATTTCTATCAGCAAGAATTGTTGGATTCTATGCCAACTTGTTTGGACATAAGACCAAGTTTTTCTTTCTATGGGAGGACATTGAACATATTCACGAGCTTCCTCCGACCCTAGGAACAGTAGGAAGTCCTTCACTTGTCATAATTTTGTCTAAGGGTCATGGTAATGATGCTAGACATGGTGCAAAGTATCAAGATGAGGAAGGCAggctgcatttctattttcattcattcatcTCCTTCAACGTTGCTAGCAG GACAGTAATGGCTTTGTGGAGAACGAGAACATTGGGTCCTGATCAGAGAGCACAGATTGCAGAGGAACAACAGGACAGAGATGAGAAGCCCAGTTTGTTTGAAGACCCCAGTTCCTATTTGATTATCCAAGATGCTAAATTGGCcaaggttttaagtgtggaaCTTCCTGTAAAT ATAAGATTGGTGTTGCAGATGTTTGATGGTGGAGACTTCGAGTATAGAGTGATGGCAAAGTCCGGATGCCTGAATTACACCACAACTGCATGGGAACCTGTAACACCTGATGTACACGAAAGACGTATATCTTACAAATTTGATCGTAGCATCTCAGTTTTTGGAGGGGAGGTAACTTGCACACAGCAAAAGATGCCGTTTTCCAGTGATGGCGGTTGGATTGTTAATGAGATTATGACCCTTCATGATGTTCCATTCGGTGAATACTTCCGTGTGAGTACATTGAAATTACTTTACCCTCCCTTCCCCAATTATCAGGGACGAAG CAGGTGCAACTAA